A window from Mobula birostris isolate sMobBir1 unplaced genomic scaffold, sMobBir1.hap1 scaffold_532, whole genome shotgun sequence encodes these proteins:
- the LOC140193358 gene encoding uncharacterized protein isoform X1, translating into MAHERVHTGERPFTCSDCGKGFTKSSTLQSHQRVHTGERPFTCSDCGKGFTQSSGLLVHQRVHTGERPFTCSDCGKGFIQSSGLLAHQRVHTGERPFTCSDCGKGFTQSSGLLVHQRVHTGERPFTCSDCGKGFHGSSDLHRHQRFHTGEKLFTCSDCGKGFTLLHHLQSHQRVHTGKRPFTCSDCGKGFTQSSGLLAHQRVHTGEKPFTCSDCGKGFTRSSDLLAHQRVHTGERPFTCSDCGKGFSRSCDALRHQRFHTGEKPITCPDCGKGFTLLPDLWRHQSVHTGERPFTCSVCGKTFAQSSDLQSHQRVHTGEKPFTCSVCRKGFTQSSTLQRHQRVHTGERPFTCSECGKGFTQSTHLQSHQRVHTGEKPFTCSQCGKGFTQSSNLVTHYRVHTGRKFQ; encoded by the coding sequence ATGGCACAcgagcgagttcacaccggggagcggccgttcacctgctcagactgtggaaagggattcactaagtcatccaccctacagagtcatcagcgagttcacactggagagaggccgtttacctgctcagactgtggaaagggattcactcagtcatccggaCTATTGGTACACcagcgtgttcacactggggagagaccgttcacctgctcggactgtggaaagggattcattcagtcatccggactattggcacaccagcgagttcacactggggagagaccgttcacctgctcggactgtgggaagggattcactcagtcatccggaCTATTGGTACACCAGCGAGTACACACTGgtgagagaccgttcacctgctcggactgtgggaagggattccatgGATCATCCGACCTTCATAGAcaccagcgatttcacactggggagaagctgttcacctgctcagactgtgggaagggattcactttattacatcacctacagagtcaccagcgagttcatactggaaagaggccgttcacctgctcagactgtgggaagggattcactcagtcatcgggactgctggcacaccagcgagttcacactggggagaagccgttcacctgctcagactgtgggaagggattcactcgttcatctgatctgctggcacaccagcgagttcacacaggggagagaccgttcacctgctcagactgtgggaagggattcagtcgatCATGTGATGCTCTTAGGcaccagcgatttcacactggggagaagccaatcacctgcccagactgtgggaaaggattcactttatTACCTGATCTATGGAGACACCAGtcggttcacaccggggagaggccgttcacctgctcagtctgtgggaagacattcgcccagtcatccgacctacagagtcaccagagagttcacactggggagaagccgttcacctgctcagtctgtaggaaaggattcactcagtcatccaccctacagagacaccagcgagttcacactggggagaggccgttcacctgctcagaatgtgggaagggattcacgcaGTCaacccacctacagagtcaccagagagttcacactggggagaagccgttcacctgctctcagtgtgggaagggattcactcagtcatctaaccttgtgacacactaccgggttcacactgggagaAAATTTCAATAA